From a single Canis aureus isolate CA01 chromosome 5, VMU_Caureus_v.1.0, whole genome shotgun sequence genomic region:
- the CREM gene encoding cAMP-responsive element modulator isoform X31, which translates to MPTYQIRAPTTALPQGVVMAASPGSLHSPQQLAEEATRKRELRLMKNREAAKECRRRKKEYVKCLESRVAVLEVQNKKLIEELETLKDICSPKTD; encoded by the exons ATGCCAACTTACCAGATCCGAGCTCCTACTACTGCATTGCCACAGGGAGTAGTGATGGCTGCCTCGCCAGGAAGTTTGCACAGTCCCCAGCAACTAGCTGAAGAAGCAACACGCAAACGAGAGCTGAGGCTAATGAAAAACAG GGAAGCTGCTAAAGAATGTCGACGTCgaaagaaagaatatgtaaaaTGTCTGGAGAGTCGAGTTGCAGTGCTGGAAGTTCAGAACAAGAAGCTCATAGAGGAACTCGAAACTTTGAAAGACATTTGCTCTCCTAAAACAGATTAG
- the CREM gene encoding cAMP-responsive element modulator isoform X30: MTSATGDMPTYQIRAPTTALPQGVVMAASPGSLHSPQQLAEEATRKRELRLMKNREAAKECRRRKKEYVKCLESRVAVLEVQNKKLIEELETLKDICSPKTD; the protein is encoded by the exons ATGACAT CCGCCACTGGTGACATGCCAACTTACCAGATCCGAGCTCCTACTACTGCATTGCCACAGGGAGTAGTGATGGCTGCCTCGCCAGGAAGTTTGCACAGTCCCCAGCAACTAGCTGAAGAAGCAACACGCAAACGAGAGCTGAGGCTAATGAAAAACAG GGAAGCTGCTAAAGAATGTCGACGTCgaaagaaagaatatgtaaaaTGTCTGGAGAGTCGAGTTGCAGTGCTGGAAGTTCAGAACAAGAAGCTCATAGAGGAACTCGAAACTTTGAAAGACATTTGCTCTCCTAAAACAGATTAG
- the CREM gene encoding cAMP-responsive element modulator isoform X29, producing MAAATGDMPTYQIRAPTTALPQGVVMAASPGSLHSPQQLAEEATRKRELRLMKNREAAKECRRRKKEYVKCLESRVAVLEVQNKKLIEELETLKDICSPKTD from the exons CCGCCACTGGTGACATGCCAACTTACCAGATCCGAGCTCCTACTACTGCATTGCCACAGGGAGTAGTGATGGCTGCCTCGCCAGGAAGTTTGCACAGTCCCCAGCAACTAGCTGAAGAAGCAACACGCAAACGAGAGCTGAGGCTAATGAAAAACAG GGAAGCTGCTAAAGAATGTCGACGTCgaaagaaagaatatgtaaaaTGTCTGGAGAGTCGAGTTGCAGTGCTGGAAGTTCAGAACAAGAAGCTCATAGAGGAACTCGAAACTTTGAAAGACATTTGCTCTCCTAAAACAGATTAG